The sequence ACCGGCATTGCGGCCGAACCATCCGATTCGATCAGCGATGCGAGGCAGACGATCATCAGGGTGAGGCCGGCGGCCCACAACGGCAGCCGGTATCCGGGAGCGCGCAGCCCCGCGACGATACCGACCAGCGGCACCGCGAACGCGGCCACCGCGATTCCGAGGTAGAACGCGTCCCCCTCGCCCGTGCTCGCGTGTAGGTCCAGCATCCGGGTCGCGTATACGGTCAGCGGCGCCGCGGCGATCAGGGCGAGCGGCAGCAAGATCGGTGACATGCCGGCGGGGCCGGTATGCAGCAGCGATCGTCGGTCCGGGTGCAGCAGCGCCAGGGCCAGCAGGAGGACGCCGAAGCTGACGTAGAACACAGGGTCGGGCTCGCCCGCCAGGAGCCCGCCCAGGTACATCGCGGCGGCGGAGGCCGCCGCCTGTTGCCACGCGGCGGGCTTGCGCGCGGGACGTCGCAGCATGGCGGCGAACGCGGCGAGGTAGCACAGGCCCAGCCAGGGCAGGTGGGCGAAGAACGCGATTCGGCTGTCCGGCGTCTGTGCCGCGATCAGGCCGAGCAGGGATCCGATGGTGAGGAACGTGGTGAGGAGGGTGGCGATTCCGGCGACGGTGTAGAAGGCGATGCCGCGAGCGCGGGTTGCCGCTTGGCCAGCCATGAGGTGCTCCTTTCGTGGGCTGCGACAACGCTCGGCCATCCGGCGTCCTGTCGGCCAGGGACGCCGGTCTCCTCCTGCCGGAACGGTCCCGGGACACCGACCGGGTCAGGGCGGTGTCCCGGGACCGTCCCGGGACAGCAGCCGGCTCAGGGCGCCGGCGGGTTGCCGCCCAGGCCGGCCTCCCGGGCCCGCATCACCACCTGCACGCGGTTGGAGCTGCGCAGCTTGCCGAAGATGCTGGAGACCAGGTTGCGTATCGTCTTGGCGCTCAGCTGCAACCTGCGGGCGATCTCCACGTTGTTCAGACCGGCGGACATCAGCTCCAGCACCTCACGCTCCCTGGTGGTCAGCTGGGCGAGGTCGGCGTCGGGGGCAGCGCCCGGTCCGGATGAGCTGAGGATGGCGGAGAGGCGCTGTGCCAGCGCGGAGCCGATTACGACGCCTCCGTCGGCGACCATCCGCAGGGCCCGCTCTACCTCGGTGCGCGCCGCCCCCTTGACGAGGTAGCCGCGGGCGCCGGCCTGCAGCGCGGCGAGGACCGCCTGCTCCTCCGTCGACATGGTGAGCACCAGGACGGCGACGTGCGGTGCCTCCTCCGCGAGCCGTCGGGTGGCGGCGAGGCCCCCGCCGGGCATGTCGAGGTCCATGAGCACCACGTCGGGCAGGCGGGCATTCGCGGCGCTGACCGCCTCGTCCCCGCTGGCGGCCTCGCCGATCACCTCCACCCCGGGCAGGGAGCTGAGCAGCGTGCACATTCCGCGGCGGAAGCCGGCATGGTCGTCGGCAATCAGCACCCGCAGGTTGGTTCCGGTGCTCACGGCGCCACTGTCCGCGGCAGCCGGGCGGTCACCACCGTGCCCGCCCCGGGTGTCGATTCGATCACCAGAGTTCCTCCGATCTCCTCGGCCCGCTCGCGCATCGAGTTCAGCCCCACGTTCGCCCGGACGTCGCCCGGCATGCCCGCGCCGTCGTCGCGCACACTCAGCGTCACCTCCGGGCCGTCGACGTCAAGGGTGACCGTGCAGGTGCGGGCCATCGCGTGCCGCCGGACGTTGTGCACCGCTTCCAGCGCGATGCGCAGGACGGCGACCTCGGTTGCCGCGCCCAGGTCCTCGGACCGGGCTGGCGCGTCGAGCCGCACGGTGGTGTCGCCGGCCACGGCCAGGTGGCCGAGCTCTTGGCGTAGGGCGCCGACCAGTCCCAGCGCGTCGAGGGCGGGCGGACGCAGCCCGTCGACCAGACGCCGCACGTCGGCGACCGCTTCCTCGGCCTGCCGCCGTAGTCCGGGCAGTAGGGCGACGGCGGCGGCGTGGTCGGTTTGCGCGATCGCCTCGGCGCCGTCGAGGCCAGCGCTGATCCCGGCGAGCGCTGGGCCCAGGCCGTCGTGCAGATCGCGGCGGACCCGCCGGCGCTCGTCCTCCCGTGCGGCGACGAGCCGTTCCCGGGCGACGGACAACCGCTGGGCCAGCAGCAGGGTGTGCGCGGTGCCGGCGAGTTGGCGCGCGGCGGCGTCCAGGACGCGCTCGTCGGCGGTGGTCAACCGCTCGCCGTCGTACCGGGCGCCCACCTCGAGGACCCCGATGTCGGCGTCGTTGTGGCGCAGCGGTACGGCCCGGCCATGGGTTCGCCGGTCCCCGGCTTGGGCGTGGTGCGGCCCGGCCTGGACGTGTACCCACGGCACTCGCAGCGATGCCCGCAGCGCCTCGGCGGCTTCGGTGAGGATCTCCTCGGCGTCCGCTGCCGTGCTGGTTTCTGCGAGCCGGACGATCACCGCCGCGGGGCGGGTCCGGTCGCCGTAGAACAGCCGGTCGATGCCGGTGCGCAGCTGCTGCAGCAACGGTCCGAAGGAGACCGCGACCACTGCCGCCGCGAGGACGCCCGGAACCCAGGGCGCCCAGTCGCCGAGGGCTTGTGCGGTGACGGTGACGACCGCTACGTAGGCGCCGATCAGGCTCAGCACCAGCAAGGCGTAGATGAGGCCACGGTGCACCAGGACGTCGAGGTCCAGGACCCGGTGCCGCAGCATGGACCAGGTCACCGCGATGGCCAGCATCAGTGCGACGACCACCTCGGCTAGGCCGCCGAGTCCGATCTCGCTTGCCAGCAGGGCGGGCGGCATGAGCGCGGCGGGGATCAGCACCAGTCCGACCCGCGCCCCGGCATCCTGCCGGTACCGGGCGAACAGGGCGGCGGCGGCGATCGCGGAGCCGGCCACGAACCACATCCCGGCGACGAGGTAGGCGGCGTCCACGACCGGGCTCGGCTGGACCGCCAGCGGGTTCTCCACCGGCACCGGCTGCCACACCGACTCGGTGAACGGTGTGGTGGCCGATACCGCGGCGAGCGCCGCCGGACCGGCGGCCGCGAAACCCACGGCCGGCCACCACCGCCGCGACGGCAGCCGCCCGTCGGGGTAGGCCAGCAGCAGCCCCACCGATTGCAGCCCTAGCAGCACCACCCACGCCCACCGGCTCAGCCACAGGGATGCGGTGGCGCCCGTTTCGGGGAGGGGGCCGAACAGGGCGGCGTTGGCGTGTCCTCCGGCCAGCACCGTCACCCCGCCTACCACCCCGACCGCGGTGAGTACCACCGCCACTGGATGACCGGGGTAGCGGCGGGCGACGAAGTGGCCGAGCGTGCCGTACAGCACGGAACTGCCGACCATGACGGGCAGGAACGGGTTGACGATCCGCCCCGGCTCGTCGGCGGCGGTCGCCAGGACCAGACCAGCGGCAGCCGCGACGAGCGTGGTGACCGTCGCGACGCGGTGAGCGGTGGCGGTCAGGTTGAGCCGTCCCACTCCGGCAACCGGGGTCGGGTCGGCAGCGAGCGTGTCGCCGGTCATGCTCACCCTCCTGTCGCCCCACCGCCAGCGCCGGCTGACAGAGGCAGAGGCTCCGGAGCCTACGATCGGCAGATGGGGTTGCCGCCGTACGGCAGTCCTGCCCCTGCCTGGTTCAAGACTGGCGCCATG comes from Micromonospora viridifaciens and encodes:
- a CDS encoding response regulator, which gives rise to MSTGTNLRVLIADDHAGFRRGMCTLLSSLPGVEVIGEAASGDEAVSAANARLPDVVLMDLDMPGGGLAATRRLAEEAPHVAVLVLTMSTEEQAVLAALQAGARGYLVKGAARTEVERALRMVADGGVVIGSALAQRLSAILSSSGPGAAPDADLAQLTTREREVLELMSAGLNNVEIARRLQLSAKTIRNLVSSIFGKLRSSNRVQVVMRAREAGLGGNPPAP
- a CDS encoding sensor histidine kinase yields the protein MTGDTLAADPTPVAGVGRLNLTATAHRVATVTTLVAAAAGLVLATAADEPGRIVNPFLPVMVGSSVLYGTLGHFVARRYPGHPVAVVLTAVGVVGGVTVLAGGHANAALFGPLPETGATASLWLSRWAWVVLLGLQSVGLLLAYPDGRLPSRRWWPAVGFAAAGPAALAAVSATTPFTESVWQPVPVENPLAVQPSPVVDAAYLVAGMWFVAGSAIAAAALFARYRQDAGARVGLVLIPAALMPPALLASEIGLGGLAEVVVALMLAIAVTWSMLRHRVLDLDVLVHRGLIYALLVLSLIGAYVAVVTVTAQALGDWAPWVPGVLAAAVVAVSFGPLLQQLRTGIDRLFYGDRTRPAAVIVRLAETSTAADAEEILTEAAEALRASLRVPWVHVQAGPHHAQAGDRRTHGRAVPLRHNDADIGVLEVGARYDGERLTTADERVLDAAARQLAGTAHTLLLAQRLSVARERLVAAREDERRRVRRDLHDGLGPALAGISAGLDGAEAIAQTDHAAAVALLPGLRRQAEEAVADVRRLVDGLRPPALDALGLVGALRQELGHLAVAGDTTVRLDAPARSEDLGAATEVAVLRIALEAVHNVRRHAMARTCTVTLDVDGPEVTLSVRDDGAGMPGDVRANVGLNSMRERAEEIGGTLVIESTPGAGTVVTARLPRTVAP